From Atribacterota bacterium, the proteins below share one genomic window:
- a CDS encoding branched-chain amino acid transaminase: protein MKAEKIWMDGVLVNWNDAQVHVLTHALHYGSGVFEGIRAYKTKKGTAVFRLNEHVDRLFNSAKILKMEIPFSREEIANAIKETVKTNNLDSCYIRPLVYRGFKALGLNPFSCPVKVMIAAWEWGAYLGEEALAKGIKAIISSWQKSHINSTSAKAKICGNYINSIFANMEAVEAGVEEAILLDNNGYVAEGPGENIFWIKDGIICTPPLTSILEGITRKTIIQIAVDMKFTVKEEFIARDELYLADEAFFAGSAAELTPIREIDNQIIGSGKRGPISTQLQKKLFDVFKGEENQYSEWLSFV, encoded by the coding sequence ATGAAAGCTGAAAAAATATGGATGGATGGTGTTTTGGTAAACTGGAATGATGCACAGGTACATGTTCTCACACATGCCCTGCATTATGGTAGCGGTGTATTTGAAGGTATTCGAGCTTATAAAACAAAGAAAGGTACCGCTGTATTTAGATTAAATGAACATGTTGACAGATTGTTTAATTCAGCAAAGATATTAAAAATGGAAATACCTTTTTCAAGAGAAGAAATAGCAAACGCTATAAAGGAAACGGTAAAAACAAATAATTTAGATAGTTGCTATATAAGACCATTAGTGTACCGAGGTTTTAAAGCATTAGGGCTAAATCCCTTTAGTTGTCCTGTTAAGGTAATGATTGCTGCATGGGAATGGGGTGCTTATTTAGGAGAAGAAGCATTAGCAAAAGGAATAAAAGCTATAATATCATCATGGCAAAAAAGCCATATCAACTCAACATCAGCTAAAGCTAAAATCTGCGGGAATTATATTAATTCAATCTTTGCCAATATGGAAGCAGTCGAAGCAGGAGTAGAAGAGGCAATATTGTTAGATAACAATGGCTATGTGGCAGAAGGTCCGGGCGAAAATATATTCTGGATTAAAGACGGTATTATCTGTACACCACCTTTAACTTCAATACTGGAAGGAATTACCCGGAAAACAATAATACAAATTGCAGTTGATATGAAATTTACAGTTAAGGAAGAGTTTATTGCCAGAGATGAATTATATTTAGCTGATGAGGCTTTTTTTGCAGGCTCAGCAGCTGAGTTAACTCCAATTAGAGAAATTGATAACCAGATAATTGGATCAGGTAAGAGAGGTCCTATAAGCACTCAATTACAGAAAAAATTGTTTGATGTGTTCAAAGGAGAAGAAAACCAGTAT
- the purB gene encoding adenylosuccinate lyase produces the protein MIDRYAFEPMKSLWCDKKKYDSWLKVELAVCEVRKELGLLDRETYDLIKKKASFSVKRINEIEKITRHDVLAFTTNVGENLGEYSRYFHQGMTSSDILDTSLSLILQEASLIIIKDIKELMRILKQLAFENKDTIMIGRTHGVHAEPITLGFKFTLWYSEMCRNLKRMENTLEEDVSFGKISGAVGTFAHLEPRLEEMVCSKLGLKAADISSQIIQRDRHAHFVSILAIIASSLEKFATEIRSLQRTEILELEEGFSEGQKGSSAMPHKKNPILCERISGLSRVIRGNALSSLENNNLWHERDISNSSVERIVLPDTTILIDYMLKKFYFVLEKLKINKNNMEKNLRLTKGIIFSQRVLLALTDKGLSREDAYKKVQIKTLKAWEDKNDFKEMLLNDKEIRKYLSDDDINECFDYGYFIRNIDYIYSRVYKKDEPI, from the coding sequence ATGATCGATCGATATGCATTTGAGCCAATGAAAAGTTTATGGTGTGATAAAAAGAAATATGACTCATGGTTAAAAGTTGAATTAGCAGTATGTGAAGTTAGAAAAGAATTAGGTCTTTTAGATAGAGAAACATATGATCTGATAAAGAAGAAAGCTTCGTTTTCAGTCAAGAGAATAAATGAGATTGAAAAAATTACCAGACATGATGTATTGGCTTTTACAACTAATGTTGGTGAAAATCTGGGAGAGTACTCAAGATATTTTCATCAGGGAATGACATCTTCTGATATATTAGATACCTCTTTGAGTCTTATTTTACAAGAAGCGTCACTTATTATTATAAAAGATATCAAAGAATTAATGAGAATCCTAAAACAATTAGCATTTGAAAATAAAGATACAATTATGATTGGTAGAACACACGGAGTACATGCTGAACCTATAACTTTGGGTTTTAAATTTACCCTATGGTATTCAGAAATGTGTAGGAATTTAAAGAGAATGGAGAATACCCTGGAAGAAGATGTATCCTTCGGAAAGATATCAGGGGCGGTGGGAACTTTTGCTCATCTTGAACCAAGGTTAGAGGAAATGGTCTGCAGTAAATTAGGATTAAAGGCAGCTGATATATCAAGCCAGATTATTCAACGGGATAGACATGCACACTTTGTAAGCATTTTAGCCATTATAGCATCATCTTTAGAAAAGTTTGCAACAGAAATCAGGAGTTTACAAAGAACAGAGATATTAGAATTAGAAGAGGGGTTTTCTGAAGGACAAAAGGGTTCTTCTGCCATGCCACATAAAAAAAACCCTATTTTATGTGAAAGAATTTCTGGTTTATCCAGAGTTATTAGAGGAAACGCCTTGTCTTCATTGGAAAATAATAATTTATGGCATGAGAGGGATATTTCAAATTCTTCAGTAGAAAGAATTGTATTGCCTGATACAACAATATTAATAGATTATATGTTAAAAAAATTCTATTTTGTATTAGAAAAATTAAAAATAAATAAAAACAATATGGAGAAAAATCTAAGATTAACTAAAGGTATTATATTTTCTCAAAGAGTTTTACTTGCACTAACCGATAAAGGATTATCAAGGGAAGATGCTTATAAAAAAGTGCAGATCAAGACTCTCAAAGCGTGGGAAGATAAAAATGATTTTAAAGAAATGTTGTTAAATGATAAGGAAATAAGAAAATATCTATCAGATGATGATATCAACGAATGCTTTGATTATGGTTATTTTATAAGAAATATAGACTACATATATAGTAGGGTATATAAAAAGGATGAGCCAATATGA
- a CDS encoding adenylosuccinate synthase, with the protein MSTDVIVGTQWGDEGKGKITDLLSKDYDIIARYQGGCNAGHTVVVGKEQFIFHLLPSGILHQKTLCLIGNGVVLDLEALFEEIDFITSRGINIEGRLFVDLKTHIILPYHKIIDRLNEEKKGKNKIGTTTKGIGPAYVDKYSRSGIRVCDIIHADRLENKLNILLEQKQEYLYQNYQVKLSPDQIKEIKEKCHNYGEKIKNFSIDGSLFLYENIKKQKNILFEGAQGVMLDVDHGTYPYVTSSNPIAGGVCTGCGITPLSITRIIGIAKAYTTRVGSGPFPTELSDETGEKMREYGHEYGATTGRPRRCGWFDAPVVKYANRINGITEIVLTKLDVLNFLSKIRICKEYKIDNKIYKYFPADSYLAKQIEPVYEEFDGWDEDISNVENYRDLPKNAKKYVEAIEKTIDCKVSIISVGPERDMTIIR; encoded by the coding sequence ATGTCAACTGATGTAATTGTAGGTACACAATGGGGAGATGAAGGAAAAGGGAAGATTACTGACCTATTATCAAAAGATTATGATATAATTGCCCGATACCAGGGTGGATGTAATGCAGGTCATACGGTAGTGGTTGGAAAAGAACAATTTATTTTTCATTTACTACCCTCTGGTATTTTGCATCAGAAAACATTGTGTTTAATAGGTAATGGAGTAGTTTTGGATCTTGAAGCTTTGTTTGAAGAAATCGATTTTATTACCAGCAGAGGTATTAATATTGAAGGGAGATTATTCGTAGATTTAAAGACCCATATTATCTTGCCGTACCATAAGATCATTGATAGATTAAATGAAGAAAAAAAAGGAAAAAACAAAATAGGTACTACCACTAAAGGTATTGGTCCAGCTTATGTAGATAAATATTCCCGTAGTGGTATCAGGGTTTGTGACATTATACATGCAGATAGATTAGAAAATAAATTAAATATTCTATTAGAACAAAAACAGGAATATTTATACCAGAATTACCAGGTGAAGTTATCTCCTGACCAGATAAAAGAGATTAAAGAAAAATGTCATAATTATGGTGAAAAAATAAAAAATTTTTCAATTGATGGCTCTTTATTCCTGTATGAAAATATTAAGAAACAAAAAAATATACTGTTTGAAGGTGCTCAGGGAGTAATGCTCGATGTTGATCACGGTACTTATCCATATGTTACTTCGTCAAATCCTATTGCCGGTGGTGTTTGTACTGGATGTGGAATAACACCTCTTTCTATTACAAGAATTATAGGCATCGCCAAGGCATATACAACGAGAGTTGGTTCAGGTCCATTCCCAACTGAATTATCAGATGAAACGGGAGAAAAAATGAGGGAATATGGACATGAATACGGGGCAACCACAGGTAGACCAAGACGCTGTGGGTGGTTTGATGCACCAGTTGTAAAATATGCCAACAGGATTAATGGTATAACCGAGATAGTGTTAACTAAATTGGATGTTTTGAATTTCTTAAGTAAAATTAGAATTTGCAAAGAATATAAAATTGATAATAAAATATATAAATATTTTCCGGCCGATAGTTATTTAGCAAAACAGATTGAACCTGTTTATGAAGAATTTGACGGATGGGATGAAGATATTAGCAATGTAGAAAATTATAGAGACTTGCCCAAGAATGCAAAAAAATATGTTGAGGCGATAGAAAAAACAATTGATTGTAAAGTTTCAATAATCTCAGTTGGACCCGAAAGAGACATGACTATTATTAGATAA